A stretch of DNA from Plutella xylostella chromosome 16, ilPluXylo3.1, whole genome shotgun sequence:
TGAGGGAAATGTTGGACTTAGATGTttggaaaattttattaaggtTTTTAGAAGTTTCTTCTAGTAATTTATGCTAATTGTACTctaatatgtatacatacgGCGGACTTTGGGCAGTCAGCTACTGACAattaatctgactggctaatcttCTCACCACGGTTTCAAAGTCTAGTTCAGGTGTTTTCACCGATACGCCAAGCCAGAAGATCGGTCGAGTCTATGCTATCTATGTTAATTTAATAGCAATCATTTGCAACTATGTGCTTTGCATGTTAAATTACAAACCCCGAGCCGACGCTTGTCTTCAGCTTGCAACACACGACAACTTGTCACAGGTCGCGATGCATTCTATGGAATCCATTTGGTAGCGAATCCATAAGTCGTCATCTGCTGCAAAAATGTCGACGGCCGTCAATTGACCCTTTGGCCCCTAAGGACCTAACCTTTTTATTCTCACCTAGTTCTATGTCCTCAGTGACAGTCCTCTGCAGAAGGACTCCGATGGGGAACAGCCGGATCACCTCCTTAAACACCAGCTCCAGGTACGCCATCCGCTTCAGGTCTTCGTCGTAGATATCTCTGTCCTGTTCCCCCATCACGCTCGTTATCTCTGCGTAGAGCTTTTCCTGAAAATAAGGTATGTGGTGCTATTAACTCAAGTACTGTGCTATCGTTGTGAAGTAGTTCGTTTAGTTTTAATGGAGTTGCGATgacaaatcctaatcctaactaatattataaatgcgaatgtaatctgtgtctgtctgtctgttactctttacTGAACGGTTTTGAATgatatttggtatacagatatAGTCTagatctagaccctgagaaagaacataagctactttttggcgggaacagctagtagaatATATATACGCAATATTGTCATGAGCTGCAGACGTCCCGTAGCTATATATAGTTATGTAGACAGATGGTAAGTAGGTGAGTGGCTGGATAGGGTCCATACATTACAGAACAGCAGATCCgataacaaatttattatACTCGACTTTTCATTGAATACCTACTTGGCATTCAGGGTGCTGGGCCATCATCAGCAGCAGAAACGACGCAATTTTCGCCGTAGCTTCTTGACTCTGAAAATAACATATCGTTTTTaataaaagacacaaaaaatataaggtCATAACAGTCCAgcagatagatagaatactctgtatatacatataacaaataatgaaggtacaaaagtgATCTCGGCCACCTTTGGGTGGATGGTAGTACTAATTAATACTTACTGAAGTGAACACCGTGAAAGTCTCATGGCACATCTCTTCCCAACTCAGTTCTTTCGACAGCAGAAACCTGTCGATCACACTCAGTTCAGTATTCGATGGCAGGTCATCTTCGGTTCCCATTAGCCTCTCTATCTTGTCTTTGCCGAGATCCCTTAGAGCCTGAGTACGAAGGTCGAGGATTGCTCCACAGAACTCCATCATTTTGGAGACGAAGGTCTTCTGGTCTCGGTAGTAGCTGGTGAGCCAGAATACTGGGTCTATTTGTAGCCACCACGTCGTCATTCGGAAGAACACTATGTCGTACATTCTGTGTGAGGAAAGTGGATTATTTTAGTGAGATTGAACATAGTTACTTATAGCACAGAACTAACTAATAGCAAGACGGATAGGCACAACACACAGCAAAGTTGCAGTGGTGCAATTTGCTGGGTGGAATTTGAAACTATTTGAATTTTAGGTATCTTAACAAGTTCGTAAAGAATATCATTctaaaattaaagttaaatttaCAATCTCCCTCCAATTTCATTGTTAAAATTCTATTGACAATATTATGTCGAAAGGTCATCTTTCGTGAAACGCTGTTTAACCTAGTTACCTTTGACTTTTCTCGATGAGGTAGTGAAAATGAGGCAGATTGCTAGTTTGTTCCTTGGTAAGTCCCATCAGTGTTTCTGAAATTacaataagaaaaataattatatacttactacatataaataaacaatacaattGCATGCTTAGccatataataacaataagttCGTGACATACTCGTATGTCGTAAGTATATGGAACAGCAATGACAAGTgggacttattcattgctcgtcgtgaatcctaatcctaactaatattatacataaatgcgaaagtaactgtgtctgtctgtctgtctgttactctttcacgccaaaacggCAAGCCACATAGCTTgacaatgtaggtacctaactagtGTGTGTAATACATACGACAAGCGACATAGCTGGTGGCTCGCACCACCTCCTCATGCATGTTCAGGGTCTCTCCATCCCTCTCTCGCAGCCGGACCAGCATCTCTGCAGCCTCCTGGTTGAAGAACGCCTCGTAGCTGTCGATGGCCCGCTTGCTGTAGTTCGGAGTGGCTATCTTCCTGTGCTTGCGCCATACTGGACCTGGAAGCGAAAAGACAAGAAAAAGGTTTACCGTgaaaatagtaggtacttataaaaaatatattattattattaattatgaaagGATACAAAAGAACAAATGCCGATCCGTCTACAGCCTCTCTACAATTCAGCGATAGTAAATGGATGACGAGAGCTAAGGACAGAGTTTTGTAGCGCTTCTTGGACGAGACCTAAGTATTCTTAGAAGAGCCGGACATACCGTTGGAGGACGATAatgagctgatgatgatgatatttaattaatgtgtAGATTGCGCTAATGTTACAGAGATTGCTCCCATTTTGGATAGCTAACATTATATCCGGGCATATTCAAGGGCAATAAATGCTGCCCGGCTTTTTATAATTGACCTAATCAAGTCATTAAAACTTACCTGATCCACTCAAGATGCCCTTTCCGAGAACATCGGACATGTACTTGTACTGCTGGCCCTTCACACTTATCTTGTTGCCGTTCATCAGAGTCTGAAAATTATAGATAAAAATAGTCATCGTAAAGTATCACATATTTACACAGCTATTATGAGTGCTGTGTACTCGGGGCTTCCCAGTTGTTACTCTGAAGGATTGCATCAGAAATGAAGCTAAAGCTAAAGGTTACATAATAATGCTACAAAAATTATGTATAGAGTTGTGTTGTTGTGTTGTTTGGGTAGAGTTCCCGAGTGGAGCGGGGTCTTTATCCCACTGCAAACTTCAGACTGTTATATAGCCGTCAGTGTTCTCTAGTTAAGGTCTCGGTCTAGCAAACCGCAGAATTTAcagaacataaatatatttttataggtgTTTAAAGGGTGGCGATTTTTGGATGACAAACACAAGAGAGAAACTAGGGTTTGTAACCGTAATGAAGAGAATATAGAATTTTCATAAATCGTGGAGCTCAACTTTGAAAAGTGAATacctgagtcaccctctttcggcttactatacacAACACCAGTATAGGGAACACGAAAGGTAATGAAATACTTAACTTGAGCAGGCTCATattggatgatgatgatgatgactcacCCTCAAGTACCCAGGGTCGCTGACCACCACGTTCAGGTCTGGCCCCAGCCAGAACCGCATCACGTCCCCGTACTCCACCGACAGGTCCTGGATCACCTTCACCAGATCTGAAAATACAACATATTGCAGGTTGAAATAAGTTGATGGAATTCATACAGTTTAAGGAATTTTTAGGTCTATGCCTTTGTATTAAATTCATATATTTATTAGCACTCATGAGCTTTTAAATTCTTGCAAACCCATACTTGGCATACCGTATACCTAGCTTGTAGGACAGCGTTCCACACTACATTTGGCCTATTCATGGTATCCACTTGAGATCTCATCAACCCTCGGTAGGTATGATATTATGCCATTTCAGGAAAAAAGAGCTGCGGACATGATATCTCGTAATTTACAGGTAAACTATATTGTACATACAATGCTCAGTGCTTCCCGATTGCTTACGATCTCCCAAGGTGATTAATacctaataagtacctaagtgtaTACTTGCAGCACGTACTAAATACAGCATCTGACACAAATCTGACCTGGCGGCATAGCTAATCCAGCTTCCTATGTGATTAAACGAATTATAGCGCTTGAAATACCAACATGAGTATAATGCACTAGCGACTTTATTAATCACATTATAAAGTCTATTATGAATTAATTACCTGAATACATGTCTTGCACAAGGTGTAGTCTAGATTATAGTTTATAGTGACGCTTAACTTAGTCatccaaaaaagtttaaaagaaATGGTGGTGCTTTAAATTATGTGCCCAAAAACAGAGGTTTGAGAGAGTGTCcagtgtacctacttatatcatTCTGTGGCAAAATACAGTAGCTATCGATCTTAGTTCATGTGGTTTCGTGGAGAGTTTCAGTTTTCAGAGTGTTGATCAGTTAGATCAATTACTACAACTAAGTACTTAACAGCAAAACAACGGGAAAACTGTAAGTTGTTcagtaaaatattgtatgtacTCATACTCGTGACTTTCGTCAGCGTCCGATTCGGCCAATGATAAATACGAGATATTtacaacataaaattataaaatacttatatgcTTTCTGTTGTGCTTCAATTTATTGTCGGAACGTTTGAACTTAAGTATAACTTATGAATGAATAATTTCTCCCCAGACAATGTCGACTTGTGAAAGCATCAATTACACTCGATTGCACTTTGCCATCATACCCAACCCTGTATTTACCTTTTCGTAAAACTAGGACTTCAAATCTCACTCTTATACCTCTCGAATTAAACACCGTGTCTCCTTTTAGCGTGTCCCTATTGTTGGTGCGTTTAATTGTGCCGTGTTGAGATTCCTTCACGTGTGCAATTTAGGCGGCATTATCTGCAGACTTATCTCGCTCCTTATTTGCATCGAGTCATTGTGATCAAATTCTTGAAACGATCGGGTTTGGGGTCTGGCTTCAGTGCCTGTTTAAACGGCGTTGTCGCCGCCGTGAGTGTTGCGTATAGAATCACCAAGATCGCTCTCTACAACTGTTCACGTTCGATACGCAAGAAGAAGTGATTTGTCAATAGGTAGTCCgtaacataatacctatatggGCTTCCCTAGTTCCCTACCAGGGCAACACATAGTAAATATTACTGGCAGTATTGTCATAAGTGGGGAAGTGGTCTTATTAGCTCAGGAACTTTGGTGACAATGAAGAACTCATGGGAAGAACTTATGGAGCGACAAAAACGGAAAATACAGACCGTCTCGGAACCTTCGGCAAATGATGGTAAACGTCTCATTTGCCGAAGGTTCTGATACCAACTGTATTCACAGCGCCATAGCGGAAGAGTTCAGTGTCAGAAAATGAAGAGTACATCCGGATTGAACGTTATTAATCTATTTTTCAGCCACGTAAGTATTGCAAgaatcaattaaaaaaatatagtccACGTTGTTCATGTTACAATAGCCAGATGAAAACTTGCGCTGTGCTTTTTCGATCTGGTGCCTTTTTACGCTAATGTGCATGACTTTTTGTGTGCCATCAGAACTGATATCTCATggagttaaatttaattataataatatacatataactatATCGACCTAATACTTATGCTCAATGTGAGGACGACAGATGACACTACAcacaattttataaatcaCATCTGATTAAAACTTACCTTCAGGCTTGCACATGAACTTCCACGCGTTGCCCAAGCCAGGCAGGGCGGCGGGGCCGGGCAGGGCGCCGCCCAGGGCCAGCAGACGGCGGTGCCGCACGCGCCAGCCCGCCCACCACAGCGCCAGGGATAGGGCCAGGAGTAGCCAGAGCATGGCTGGACGGGAGCTGCGGGAGGGAAATGGACTATAAAAGAATTATTGTTTCACTAGGTTCTTGAGTAAAGGTTAGAGGATTagtgtatttaaattttaaatgtagtgAGGTATTTCTTTGAACTACCTAATCTGCCGTAAATGGTTAGCcagtatacctacattatgtaattttatcagtgaagtTCCTGTTGCCAGTTTAATATAACAATACCAATTTATCCGACATTTGACCAGAAGAATTTGTGAATTATCAGAAGTCTAAGAAAATTAGTGGTTCGTATAGTCAGCCTTTACTAGATACTTATAATATGATAACTTGTGAGACCTCATCTCGTTTTATAGAAACCATTATTTTATCCGACACCCTGTACATGTATAACGCGCATCTGCAACATCAAAGGTCTGATCTGTCTCCAATGAACCAGATATGTCTCGGCTGTCCAGTCAAGTTATTTCTAAGTGCAGGCGATTAAATAGTTGAAATAATTAGAGGTCGCGTAGCCATTATGCGTTTCGCGGAAGTTTTACACGTGTATAATTGACCCAGCCATAATGTGCACGCGCCGTGGGCTGACCCTGTGTCTATCtgctctgtggtctagtggttgAAGCTCTGGTTGGACAGCTGCAGGACCGGGGTTCGATACCTGGGTAGGCgaccattatttatttttactatcaAAATTTCATAGCGGCGGCGATCTGGCCAACATCttcttttaatttagtttcatTAGAAgttgaagttatttatttatttatttatttatttatgagaaGAGTCCTATCGTGGGAGTGGTAGATAGGAAACACAAACTCAGGGTTACAAGTTCACTGTATTTAAGGTTCTACAGACACGGATTATGCAAGTGAGGTAGTCTTTT
This window harbors:
- the LOC105389044 gene encoding cytochrome P450 4g15, whose product is MLWLLLALSLALWWAGWRVRHRRLLALGGALPGPAALPGLGNAWKFMCKPEDLVKVIQDLSVEYGDVMRFWLGPDLNVVVSDPGYLRTLMNGNKISVKGQQYKYMSDVLGKGILSGSGPVWRKHRKIATPNYSKRAIDSYEAFFNQEAAEMLVRLRERDGETLNMHEEVVRATSYVACQTLMGLTKEQTSNLPHFHYLIEKSQRMYDIVFFRMTTWWLQIDPVFWLTSYYRDQKTFVSKMMEFCGAILDLRTQALRDLGKDKIERLMGTEDDLPSNTELSVIDRFLLSKELSWEEMCHETFTVFTSSQEATAKIASFLLLMMAQHPECQEKLYAEITSVMGEQDRDIYDEDLKRMAYLELVFKEVIRLFPIGVLLQRTVTEDIELGSVTLPSGCSLVVPIYSLHRDPRFWRHPEDFDPERFTPENSKGRHPYCYIPFSMGPMDCLGRHFAIKVVKTVCVRILREFHLSSPEPYADLQVYFSISAVPLKGFPVTLTRRKCL